One Ilumatobacter coccineus YM16-304 genomic window, CACTCCGTCGTCGCCGAGACGTCGGTCGTCAAGATCGACCCCTCGTACGACCTCGCACGGATGGGGCCGCTCGGCTGCGGCATCCAGACCGGCGCCGGAGCGATCCTCAACACGCTCGACGTGCAGGCCGGATCGTCGGTCGTCATCACCGGTGCCGGAGCGCTCGGCCTCAGCGCCGTCATGGCAGCCAAGGTCGCCGGTGCCGAGATCATCATCGCCGTCGACCGACACGCCAACCGGTTGGAGCTCGCATCGAAGTACGGGGCGACACACACGATCAGCGGCGCACCTGCCGAGATCACCGCCGGCATCCACGAAGCAACCGGCGGCGGTGCCGACTACGCCTTCGACACGACCGGCAACGCCGCCGTCGTGCGGGCCTCGTTCGAAGGGCTCAACAACCTCGGCACGATCGGCCTCGCCGGCGTCGGGTTCGGCGACGCGACGTTCGACTTCATCTCGCTCATCGGTGGACGCACCATCACCGGCGTGATGGAAGGCGACTCGACACCCGACGAGTTCATTCCGCGGTTGGCGAAGCTGAACGCCGACGGGGAGTTCCCGTTCGACGAACTCATCACGACCTTTCCGCTCGACCAGATCAACGACGCCGAAGCCGCCAGCGCGGACGGCTCCGTCATCAAACCCGTCCTGCTGTTCTGATCCGAGGAGTCCGCGCCGGGTCGTTCAGGCGGTGGAGCCGCCGTCGATGACGAGCACCTGTCCCGACACGAACTCGGCCAGATCGGAGGCCAGGAACAGCGCGCCGCGGGCGATG contains:
- a CDS encoding NAD(P)-dependent alcohol dehydrogenase; translated protein: MQVRAAVMRAGDGPFTLEQLELEEPRGDEVLVRMVATGMCHTDLLSRELPPEFFGGPQVYGHEGSGVVEAVGDSVTKVAPGDHVVLSFNHCGSCKACDQGKLPYCLRFGEFNMSGGRPDGSKAFVDDSGDAVGSHFFGQSSFASHSVVAETSVVKIDPSYDLARMGPLGCGIQTGAGAILNTLDVQAGSSVVITGAGALGLSAVMAAKVAGAEIIIAVDRHANRLELASKYGATHTISGAPAEITAGIHEATGGGADYAFDTTGNAAVVRASFEGLNNLGTIGLAGVGFGDATFDFISLIGGRTITGVMEGDSTPDEFIPRLAKLNADGEFPFDELITTFPLDQINDAEAASADGSVIKPVLLF